In Cystobacter ferrugineus, the DNA window CCCTCCACGAGCGGGAGGGTTTCTACCGGCAGGTCCTGAAACTTCTTCCGGAGGACCATCCGAAGACGCACTAGGGATTAGGACTCCCGGGGCTTGAGCCTCACCCAGGTCGCGCCCCAGCCGCCATCGGTCTCGGTCGCGGACCGGAAGGACTCCACTTCGGGAAGCTTGGGGAGAAGCGACTGGACGGTGCGCCTCAGCGCGCCCGTGCCCTTGCCGTGGATGATGCGGATGTCGAGCACCCCGGCTTCACGGCACGCCCAGAGATACTCGGTGACGACGTCCTTCACGTCCCGGGGGTGGAACGGATGCAGATCCAGGTTCCCATCCAACGGCAGCGCCACCGGCGCCTCGGGATCGAAACCGGCGTCCTCGTCCCCCTCGTTACTGGCCACGACGCACGCGGTCAGCCTCTTCATGACGACGCACCGCGTCCAGGCGCCGCTGTTCCCGGGCCGCCTGGAACTCGGCCTCCAAGGTGGAGACTTCGTTTCGCAGGGCGGAGAAATGTTTACGCACGTCTTCCCAGGTATCACCCGCAGGCGCGATTTGCGCCTGCGCCTCGGCACCAGGGCCCGCACCACCGGCCGCTGCCATGCGTGCTACCAAAGCCGCAACAAGGACCGATCTCATACCCCCTCCTTCAGCAAGCCACGTGCCATGCTCCATTGTCCCCCAGTGGCACACGCCCTCCCACACTGCCCCTCCACCCTCCAAGGACTCACGGCTTCACGTCCGGATGGGATGCGGTGCGTGAAATGACGCTGCGCGCCAACTGAATGGCGGACAGCGGGGCACTGCCCTCGGCCTTGTTGTTGAGGGTGGCGAAGACGGGCCGGCCCAGGTTCAGCGCGGCGGTGGCGACGCGGGCGATGCCCTCCCGGGTGCGCGTGTCCTCGTCCACGAGTCGATCGAAGGGGAAGTAGCGCTTGCGTGCCTCCTCGTAGTCCAGGTTCGGCGGGAGCATCCAGCGCACCACGAGCGCGGGGGCCTGCAAGGCATGCAGACGTACGGCCTGCCGCTCGACAGGCGGCAGATCCTTCCAGACGGCGAGCACGGGGCAGGCCCCCGCGTCGGCGAGTACCTGGCCCAGGACCTCCGTCATCAGGGCCTCATTGCGGACCTCGACGGCGTACAGCGGACCCCGCGGGAGCGCGGCGAGGAAGGTGTGCAGCCGCTCCGTGAAGGGACCCACGCCGCCGAACTCCTGGATGTCCTGCGGCGGGAGTTGGAAGACGATCGGCCCGGCCTTCTCGCCCAGACCCTCGACACAGGGCCCCACGACGAGGTCGGCCGCGTAGGCGGCGTCGAGGAAGCGGGGATTGGGCTGACCTCGCACGTCGCCATAGCGCGCATGCACCGGCCAGCGCGCGAGCGTACAGGCCTCGTGGGCCTTCACGAGGAAGCGGAAGCCCGGAGGCACCTGGGCGGCGTATTCCGCGAAGGTGGAGGCGGGGATGGGCGCGTAGAAGGTCCGGTCCACCCCCACGGTGCGCAGGACCGGGTGCTGGGCGTACGCGGCGAGCCCCTCGCGCGACAGCCGCGCCGGCGTGGCTTCCCGGTCGTAGACGAGCCCCTTCCACCCGGGAAACGTCCACGAGGAGGTGCCCAGGTAGAGCGCCGGGGGAAGCCGCTCGCCCAGGGCCCGGACGTCGTCGGGCAACTCGGCGGGACCGACGGGCTCGCCCTGCCCCCGCCGCCGTCCCCTGGCGGGAGTGGGGCTGGGCGCCCCGGTGAAGAGATCGAGTTGGGAGGAATCGGCCATGTGCGCTCCGGTGGACTCTATTTCTAGAGTAAGCCCGAGCGGCCGCACTTCCAAGGTCTTGTCCGCGGAAATGACGAGGGCCGGCATGCCGGGGGGCGGGCACCCGGCCGCGATGCACCGCGTCGTGCGCGGGCCGTCAGTTCGCTTCGGGCACGTCCACCGCGGCCTTGCGCACGGTGTGCACCGCGGCATCCACCTCGGCGAGGATGCGGCGGGCATGGGCGAGGAAGGCCGTGCCCGCGGGCAGCAGCCGCATGCCGCGCGGCGTGCGCTCGAAGAGCGGCGTTCCCAGCTCGTCCTCGAGCGACAGGATGTGACGGCTGAGCGGGGGCTGGGACAGGTGCAGCCGGCGCGCGGCGCGGCCCACGTGGCCTTCTTCGGCCACCGCGACGAAGGACTGGATGTGCGTGAGGCTCACGGCCCCGAGTCTAGCGCCGTCCCGGGCCTCGGACCCAATGCCAAGACAGCATTGGACGCCCGGGCGGCCCCAGGTCCACCTTGCCCCGCCATGGGAACTCCACTGATCAAGGGAATGGACGTCGAGCGTCTGCGGCGTGCGGGACAGGCCGCGGCCGGGACGCTCGCGCATGTCGGGGCCCGGCTCGCCCCGGGCATCTCGACGGCGGACATCGACGCGTGGGTGCGCGAGGACACGGCGCGGCGTGGCGGCACCCCCAGCCAGCTCGGCTACAAGGGCTTTCCGGCGGCGGTCTGCACCAGCCGCAACCACGTCGTCTGTCACGGCATCCCCCGCCCGGACGAGCGGCTCGCGCCCGGAGACATCATCAACGTGGACGTCACCACGTGCCTCGGGGGCTTCCATGGGGACACCTCGGCGACGTTCCTCATTGGCGAGGTGTCCGCGGAGGCGCGTCATGTGGTGGACGTGGCGCGCCGGTGCCGCGACGCGGGCGTGGCGGTGGTGCGCCACGGGGCCCGGCTCGGAGACATCGGCGCCGCCATCGAGGAGCTCGCCCGCCAGGAGGGCTGCAGCGTGGTGCGCGAGTTCGGCGGACACGGCATCGGCCACCAGATGCATCTGCCGCCCCATGTGTCGCACGTGGGCAGGCGCGGCACGGGCATCACGCTGCGCTCGGGCATGGTGATCACCATCGAGCCCATGGTGAACCTGGGGCGCGCGGAGATCCGGGTGCTGCCGGACGGGTGGACGGTGCTCACGGAGGACGGGAGCCTGTCGGCCCAGTTCGAGCACACCGTGCTGGTGACGCGCGAGGGCTGCGAGATCCTCACCCCCACGCCCCCGGCCGGGGAGATGCTGTAGGGTCCGCTCCCGCGCCCATCCCAAGAGAGCCCGGGCGCGCCAGGAGCGAGCGTGCGGCTGACCTTCATCGACACCGAGCACCCGCTGTACCCGGAGGAGCTGGAGCTGCGCTACCAGGTGCTGAGGGCCCCCCTCGGCTTCGATCGCTCCTCGGTGAAGTTCCCCTTCGACGCACAGAGCCTGCACCTGGTGGCCGTGGACGCGGGGCGGGTCGTCGGGTGCGTGCTCTTCCATCCGGAGAGCGAGCACTCGGGCCGGCTCTTCCAGATGGCCATCGACCCCATGCGGCAGCGGACCGGCCTGGGCGCCCGGCTGGTGCGTGCCCTGGAGGAGGAACTCGTGGCGAGGGGCTTCCGGGAGATCACCCTGCATGCGCGCGCCCACGTGGCGGGCTTCTACGAAACACTCGGCTACGAGGTGTACGGCGAGCCGTTCGTGGAGGTGAACATTCCGCATGTTCATATGCGGCGCGGTCTGAACGAGACGCGGCGGAGCGGACCGGGGGAGCGTTAGGCTTCGAGGATGTCCGAGCCGTCCGCCGCGCTGCCACCCTCCGATCCACTCGCCACCCTCAACGCGGCCTTCCGCGAGGCCTACGCGGCGCGCCGGGACGCCGTCCTCGCGGAGATGGGCCCCGTCATCGCCCAGATCGATGACCTGCTCATCCTGCGCATGCGGGGCAAGCGACACGAGGGTCCCGCCCGCACCCGGCGCTACCACGAGTTCAAGTCGCTCGCCCACCTGCCGCTCGCCCTCTACGTGCTGCTATCGGGCCGGCGCGGCGCGCTCGACGAGGCCACGCGCGAGCGGCTCACCACCCTGCGGCGGCTCGTCACCGACACCGAGGCCAGCCTCGCCCAGCGGGCCTTCTCTCCGGAGGAGCGCACCCGCCAGCATCGCCTCCTGGGCGCCGCGCGCGACCAGTTCGACCAGGTGCTCTCGAGCGGAACCATCTCCGCCGGAACGCTCGCCGCCTATGTCCGTGCCCAGGCACCGGATCTGCTGCGCAACGCCGAGGACGCCGCGAGGGATCAGCTCGAGACCATGCACGCCACCGTCGAGGCCTGGAAGCAGCGGATGACCCCGGAGGAGCGCGACCAGTTGCGCGCGGTGGTCGCCGTCTCGCACATGTCCCGCCCGGGCAACGTGGCCGTGCAGTACTTCTCCGTCACCCTCGGCGAGCGCTGGGAGGGCCGCTTCGACCAGGAGGGGCTGGAGCCGGGCAAGCGCGTGCTGGCGGCCGAGACGACCTTCGACGAGGAGGCTTCCTTCGCGCTGCTGGCCACCCACGTGCTCGACGCCAACGTGGGCACCCGCTTCTTCGGCGAGGAGACCCGACTGTCTCGCGACGCGCTCGCGGACGCCGCGGAACGGCTCCTGGCGAAGATGTTCCACCAGGAGCCCGCGCCCCCATCTCCGCCCACCGGCGTCTAACGCCCCGGAGGGGCACCGATGACCTGGTGGATCACCGCCAGCAAGGGTCCCAACCGGAAGGGCTTGGGCAGGAAGGCGGTACACGGCAGGTGCCGCCAGAAGCTCGGGGGCGCCGAACTCATGATGACCACGGGGATGTCACGCAACTCGGGCGCCTTCTTCATGGCATCCAGCAGCTCGGGTCCATTCATCAACGGCATCATGTAGTCGGCGAGCACCAGCGAGGGACGCTCCACCGCCATACGCTCCAGCGCCTCGCGTCCGTCGAACGCCTCCATCGTCGGGTAGCCCTCGTCCTGGAGCAGATCCCGGATGGATTCGACCATGCCGAATTCGTCATCGACGATGAGGATGGGCCCCATGCCTATTGGCCCCGATGCGTCGGGACCCGTGCCTGTCCCGTCAGGAGTTGCTGCCCGTCCTCGATGATATCACCCACGGCCAACCCCTTCTCCCCGATGAGCAACTCGCGGAAGGAATGATCGTAGCCGCTGTTGCGCACCTTCATGGCACAGATGAAGCGGCGCAGTTGGGACCGCAGCTCGACGGAGCGCAGAAAGAGGATGTTCTCCGCCACCAGGGATAGGCCCTGGAGTGGGAACTTCAGCTCCGGACCGAAGGCGGCCGACGTCTCGGCCGTGTAGATCAACGTCACGTCCCGCTGGCGGCACTCGTTGACGAGCGCCGCCAGGAAGCGCGTGACCCGGCCCCGCTGGGCGCTGGCCTTCTGCAGCCCGTCGTACCCATCGAGGAAGAGCCTGCGCACGCCCCGCTCGCGGATGAGGGACAGCAACTGCGCCCCGAGCTTGTCGAGGACGTTCTCCAGCGGCGGATGGTAGCTGACTCCGAGATTACCGCGCTCGATCAAGGGATCGAGGTCCAGACCTACGCCGCGCGCCTGGACCCGCATGCGCTCCGGAGAGTCGTAGAAGGCGAAGTGGTGGCCGCGCTCGCCCTGGCGCGCCCCCTGCGCGAGGAAGCTCACGCCCAGCAGCGTCTTGCCGCTGCCCGGAGGGCCATACAGCAGGGTGGTGGAACCGGACAGAATGCCCCCGAGCAACATCGCGTCCAGCCCGGCGATGCCGAAGGCGCACCGCGTGTGGCCCGAGGGGGTATAGGCGATATCCTCGCGCGGAAGCGACTCCAGGCGGGGGTAGACGACGAGCCCGTCGGAGGTGATGTCGAAGCTGTGCCATCCGAGCAGGTGCGCGCTGCCCCGGAACTTGCGCACGTCCAGCTCCCGGAGCATGCGCGCGCCCAGCGTGCGCTGCCGCAGCACGATCAACCCATCCACCATGGTGTGCTCGGCGCGCAGCCCCTTGCCACCGCCCGTGGTGAGGATGAGGGTGGTGCACCCCAACATGCCCGTCACCACCTGGAGGTTGTGGATGAACTTCTTGAGTGCCTGGGGGGACGGGGCCATCTCCTCGGCGGCCACCAGGCCGTCGAGCACGAGCAGCGAGGCGTCGCGGGCCTTGATCTCCTTGCGGATGAGCGCGAGCAGGGCATCCAGTCCGCCCTGCTCCAGCACGTTGAACGCGCTCACGTACGTGGCGGTCTGCCCGACGCGGGAGGCATCGAAGAACGAGAGCGGCTCGAGGTTGGAGATCAGATCCGTGTGCGACTCGGCCAGCAAGGTGACGTACAGCACCCCGTGTCCCTGCCGGATGTGATGGAAGCAGGTCTGGTTGGCGAGGATCGTCTTTCCCGCCCCCGGCAGCCCCATCAGCATGTAGGTCCGGCCTCGGAGGAACCCTCCGTGCAGCACCGTGTCGAGGCCCGGAACGCCCGTGGAAATCCGCTCCTGAGGACCTGGACCGTACTCTGTCATCACTCGTTCTCTCCCACGCACAGACTAGCGGCCAGTGTTCGGTACGTGCGTAGCTGGAACGGCATTCTCGCGCCAGCGTCATCTGCCGAACGCCCCATTTCCGCCCGCGGTCCCCCGGTCCCCGCGCGGCTGGTAATCGGGTCCGTGGCCGCCACACCCCACCGCCAACGAGGAGCCGCGCATGTCTGGTCCACTGAGTGACTCGGAGTTGGAGAAGATCGACGCCTACTGGCGCGCCGCCAACTACCTCTCGGTGGGACAGATCTATCTCAAGGACAACCCGCTGCTCACGCGCCCACTCGTGCTGGACGACATCAAGCCCCGACTGCTCGGGCACTTCGGCACGACCCCCGGGTTGAACTTCATCTACGTCCACCTCAACCGCATCATCCGGCTGAACCAGGCCAACATGATGTATGTGATTGGCCCGGGACATGGCGCCCCCGGCATCATCGCCAACACGTTCCTCGAGGGCTCCTACACGGAGACCTATCCCAACATCGAGCGCAACGCCGATGGAGTGAAGCGGCTGTTCCGCCAGTTCTCCTGGCCCTACGGCGTGCCCAGCCATGACTCACCGGAGGTGCCCGGCTCCATCAGCGAGGGCGGCGAGCTGGGCTACAGTCTGCTGCACGCCTACGGCGCCGCCTTCGACAACCCGGACCTCATCGTCGCCTGCGTGGTGGGAGACGGCGAGGCCGAGACGGGCCCGCTGGCGGCGAGCTGGCACTCCAACAAGTTCCTCAACCCCATCTCCGATGGCGCGGTGCTGCCGATCCTCCACCTCAACGGCTACAAGATCGCCAACCCCACGCTGCTCGCGCGCATCGATCCGGACGAGCTCCAGGCCCTCTTCCGCGGCTACGGCTACCACCCCTATGTCCTGGAGGGGGATGACCCGAGGACGATGCACCAGCGCATGGCGGAGGTGCTCGACACCATCTACCGGGAGATCCGCGACCTCCAGCGCAAGGCGCGCGAGAACAACGACGCCACCCGGCCCCGCTGGCCCATGTTGATCCTCCGTACCCCCAAGGGCTGGACGTGCCCCGCCGTGGTGGACGGCAAGCCGGTGGAAGGCACCTGGCGCGCCCACCAGGTCCCGCTCGACGAGGTGCGCACCAACCCCGAACACTTGAAGCTGCTCGAGCAATGGCTGCGCGGCTACAAGCCCCACGAACTCTTCGACGAGCACGGCACCTTCCGAGAGGAACTGGCGGAGATCGCGCCCAAGGGACGGCTGCGCATGGGCGCCAATGCCCACGCGAATGGGGGGCAGCTCCTGGTGCCGCTCGTGCTGCCCCACTTCCGCGACTACGCGGTGGAGTGCGGCACACCGGGCGCCCACGTGGTGAGCGCGACGAGCGTGCTGGGCAAGTACCTGCGCGACGTCATGCGCCGCAACCTCTCCCAGCGCAACTTCCGCATGTTCGCGCCGGACGAGAACGCCTCCAACCGCTTGCAGGCCGTCTACGAGGCGAGTGGCAAGCGGTGGAATGCCCGCTACGAGGACGTGGATGAATCCCTCTCCGTGGAGGGCCGGGTGATGGAGGTGTTGAGCGAGCACCTGTGCCAGGGATGGCTCGAGGGCTATCTGCTCACCGGACGCCACGGCTTCTTCTCCTGCTACGAGGCGTTCATCCACATCGTCGACTCGATGTTCAACCAGCACGCCAAGTGGCTCAAGTCCGCCAAGGACCTGGCGTGGCGCAAGCCCATCGCCTCGCTGAACTACCTGCTCAGCTCCCACGTGTGGCGGCAGGATCACAACGGGTTCTCCCACCAGGATCCCGGCTTCATCGACCACGTGGCCAACAAGCGCGCCGACACGGTCCGCATCTACCTGCCCCCGGACGCCAACACGCTCCTGTCCGTGACGGACCACTGCCTGCGCACGAAGAACTACGTGAACGTCATCATCGCGGGCAAGCAGGCCGCTCCGGTGTGGCTCGACATGGAGAGCGCGGTGCGCCACTGCGCCGCGGGCATCGGCATCTGGGAGTGGGCGGGCAACGAGGCGGGAGGCGAACCGGACGTGGTGATGGCCTGCGCGGGGGACGTGCCCACCCTGGAGACGCTCGCCGCGGTGACGGTGCTACGCGAGTGGGCGCCGGAGTTGAAGGTCCGCGTCATCAACGTCGTGGACCTCTTCACCCTGGAGCCCGTCAACAGCCACCCCCACGGGCTGAACGATGAGGACTTCGACCGGCTCTTCACCGTGGACAAGCCCGTCGTCTTCGCCTTCCACGGCTACCCCACCATCGTGCACAAGCTCACCTACAACCGGACCAACCACGGCAACATCCACGTGCGCGGCTACAAGGAAGAAGGCACCACCACGACGCCCTTCGACATGACCGTGCTCAACGACATGGATCGCTACACGCTGGCGCGCGATGCGATCCGCCTCTCTCCCGCCACGGCCCACCGGGTGAAGGACGCCGAGCAGCGGCTGTCGGAGGTCCTCCAGCGGCACAAGCTCCACGTCACCGAACACGGTGAGGATCTGCCGGAGGTGCGCGACTGGAACTGGACGGCGCGATGAACGGCCCCCTGCTGGTCATCAACAGTGGCTCGTCCTCGCTGAAGTTCGGAGTGTATGCGCACCGCGAGGGTCATGAGGCCGTGCTGTTCAAGGGCGTGGTGCGGCACATCGGGGGCGAGCGGGGCACCCTGTCCCTCCAGGACGCCCACGGACAGAAGGTGTTCGAGAAGTCCGCGCCCTACCCCACCCAGCGCGAGGCGTTCGAGCGGGCCATGGACCGGCTGGAGTCCCTCGGGCACACCCCACCCGTGGCGATCGGTCACCGCGTCGTCCATGGAGGGCCGCACCTGCGGGAGCATCGGGCGCTCACCGAGGAGGTGCTTCACACCCTGGAGGCGACGACGCACTTCGCGCCCCTTCACGTGCCGCCAGCGCTCGAGTTGATCCACCACGCGCGCGAGCGCTACCCGTCCGTGCCCCAGTTCGCGTGCTTCGACACGGTCTTCCACCGCACGCTGCCCGAGGAAGCGGCGGTCTTCCCGGTGCCGCGCCAGTACCGGGACCAGGGCGTGGAGCGCTACGGCTTCCACGGGCTCTCCTACGAATCCATCGTGGAGCGGCTCAAACCCCGCGTGCCCGAGCGCACCGTCGTGGCGCACCTGGGCAGCGGAGCCAGCCTGGCCGCGCTCCGGCACGGCATCTCCGTGGACACCACCATGGGCTTCACTCCCACGAGCGGCATTCCCATGGGCACGCGCACGGGCGATATCGACCCCGGCGTGCTGCTCTGGTTGCTGCGCCAGGGCCACGTGGATGCCGGGGGGCTCGAATCCCTGGTGAACCACGACTCGGGGCTCAAGGCCCTCTCCGGAGGGACGAGCGACATGTCCGAGATCACGCGGGCCGCGGGGTTCGGGGATGCATCGGCGGCGCTGGCGCTCTCGGTCTTCGTGCGGAGCATCGCCAAGACGATCGGGGCCTATGCGGCGGTGCTCGGCGGAATCGACCTGCTCGTGTTCACGGGAGGCATCGGCGAGAACAGTCCCATCGTGCGCCAGCGCGTCTGCGCGATGCTCGGCCACCTGGGACTGGCTCTCGACGACGCCCGCAACCGGGATGGCCAGGGAGTCCTCTCGGCGCCCGGCTCGCGCGGGACGATCCAGGTCCTCCCCAGCGAGGAAGAGGAGCAGATCGCCCGCCATACGCGCCGGCTGATGCGCGGATGAGGACGACCTCAGGCCGGGTGCAGTTCCAGGGGAAGTACCGCGGGCCCACGGGTCGTCACCGCCACGTTCCACGTCACGGGACCGGGCTCGCGCACCAGCCGGTCACACCGCTCGAGCAGCACCTCCATGGCCAGGCGCGCCTCCAGCCGGGCCAGGGGTGCCCCCACACAGAAATGAATGCCCTGGCCGAAGGCCAGACTCGGTACGCCCGTGCGATCCATGTCGAAGCGGTGGGCGTCGCGATAGACGGACTCGTCCCGGTTGGCCGAGACGAACTGCACGAGCAACACGGCCCCCTTGGGCAGCTTCACCCCGCCCAGCTCCGTCTCCTGGGTGGTGGTGCGGATGGTGGACTGGGAGGGTGACTCGAAGCGCAGCACCTCCTCGATGAACCTGGGCACGAGCGTCCGATCCTTCTTCAGCCGCGCCCAGATGTCCGGGTTGTCCGCCAGGGTTAGCCCGCAGAGCCCCAGCAGGTCATACGTCGTCTCCAGTCCCGCGATGAGCAGCAGGACGAGGAAGCCCATCAGCTCGTCATCCGACAGCACCCCGCCTTGCGCCCGGGCCTGCAGCAGATCACTCACCACGTCGTTGCCGGGCTCGCGTCGGCGCAGCTCCAGGACGCCGTTCAGGTGGTGCTTCATATCGTCCAGGGCGGCGACCAGCTCGGCCCGTCGCTCCGTGGCCTCCGCGGGGATGATGCCAACGCCCGTCACCGCGTCCGCCCAGCTCTTGAAGCGCGGCGCCAACGAGGCATCCAACCCCAGCAGCGCGCTCATGGCTCGCGAGGGCAGCGCCAGGGCCATCGACTCGACGAAGTCCACCCGGCGGCGCGCCAGCATGTCGGCGACGATCGACTCCGCCGAGGCGCGGATGAAAGGCTCCAGACGGGCCACGCCCGGAGCCGAGAAGGTCCGGGTGATGAGCGACCGCAAGCGGGTGTGGGTCGGCGGATCCGTCATCAGAAGGGAGTCGATCACCGGGTTGCGCTGCTCGAGCCAGGCCGGCTGCACGGAGGGACGGAAGCCCTCGGACGAGAAGAGCTGCGGATTCTTGAGGACATAGAGCACGTCCTCATAGCGGGTCACCGCCCACATCCCTCCCGGCTCCACCTGGCTGACCGGCGCTTCCCGCCGAAGTGCCGCATAGAAGGGGTGCGGATTGTTCCAGATCTCGGGCGCGTAGATATTGGGTCGCTGGGTCATGAAGGGGACTCGAGCAAGGACATCAAGGATAGGTCCGGCCGCGCACCGGCGGCAATGAGCCCTCTCCCGCACCTTGGCGGAGAAGCGCACCATGCGGGCATGATGAGGCCAGGAAGGGGCGAAGATGATCCAGGTCGTCGAGGGAGATCTGCTGGACCAGCGTGCGGATGCGATCGTCAATGCCTGGAACCGGAACATCATCCCCTGGTGGCTGCTGCTGCCGCAGGGGGTGTCGGGGGCCATCAAGCGGCGAGGGGGTCTCCAGCCCTTTCGCGAGCTGGGGCGCGTGGGCCCCATGCCGCTGGGCTCGGCGGTCGTCACCTCCGCTGGGCGGCTGCCCTACCAGGGCATCATCCACGTGGCGGGCATCAACATGCTGTGGCGCGCCTCGGAGCGGTCCATCCGTGACTCGGCGCGCAACGCGCTGGCCCGGGCGCGCGAGCGCTCCTGGCGCTCGCTGGCGTTCCCCGTCATCGGCGCGGGTAGCGGCGGATTCAACGAAGAGCGAGCGCTGAGCTTCCTGCTCTCGGCGCTGGAGGAGGAAGCCGCGGAGTTCGACCTCACCGTGGTGCGCTACCGGCAACACTGAGCGCGCCCTACCCGAGCAGCCAGACGAGCCCAGGATGCCCGCGCGCCTCTCCGCGAGGTGTCTCTCCGCGAGGTGTCTGATGACACCACCCGGCGAGTCGCCTGAAATTCAGGCGAGGGGGTGTCAGTCGCCTCCCCGATGAACACCCTGTCCGGTGAGATGAGGCCCCCTACCCCGCTCCCTTTCGTGCGTGTGCTCACCTGGGCCTGCCGGGGCGGGCTGTGCGCCTTCATCGGCCTCTACACCCTGTGTGCCGTGCTCAACATGCAGTTGGGCTATCAGGGCAACGAGAACACCGATCTCACCACCCTGGTGTGGCGGGAGTGGCGGCACGTGGTGTTGGGACAGGTGGCCCGACTGCTCACGGCGCATACGGTGCTGGGGCTGCTCGCGGGGCTCTGCCTGGGACTGGGCGCATGGGGCGTGGGCGTGAAGCGTTGGAGCACGGCCTTCCTGTGGGGGCTCGGCGGAAGCCTGCTCCTCGCATTGCTCGCCCTCCTGGGGGACATGGCACACCATCCCCATCTCTATGCCGCCACGCTCTACACGCGCGCGGAGTGGACGCGGGCCCTGCTGCTGGCTGTCAGTCAGACATCTCCCGCGCCCTGGCGCGCCCTGGCCGCGCTGCTCATCACGATTGCTCCCGTGTTGGCGCTCTGGCGCCTCGGCAGGGAGCCTCGAGGGGAGGTCCAGACGCCACGGCGTGCGCCGGCCGCGCTGAAGCCCTTGGGAGTGGCCGTCCTGGGCGCGCTCCTCATGGGCTTGCTGCTCGCGTGGAATCCCCGCTCCGCGTCCTCCTCCGAGCGGCCCCGCCGCCCCAACCTGCTCATCCTCGCCTCGGACGGGCTGCGGCCGGATCACCTCTCGGGCAATGGCTATCCCCGCCCGACGTCGCCTCACATCGATCGGCTCATGCGCGAGGGCAGTCACTTCGAGGAGACGCTCGTGCAGATTCCGCGCACGGGGCCCTCATGGTCGACGCTGCTGAGCTCCCAGTGGGCGGGCCAGCACCCCATCCGTCACACCATGGTGGGCCCCGAGGCACGAACTCAATCCTTTCCCACGCTCGCCACCGCGCTGCGCGAGGCGGGCTGGCGGACGGCGGTGCTGTCTGACTATGCGGGTGACATCTTCTCGCGCCTGCCGCTGGGCTTCGAGCACGTGAGCGCCCCCGCCTTCAACTTCCCCGAGCTCATCCGCCAGCGCATGCTCATCACCCAGGTGACGCTGTTGCCGTGGACCGCGCTCGTGCCCTCGTTCTTCTCCGAGCGGCAGCAGTTTCCCGAGCTCACCGATCCCTCCCCGCTCGCGGCGAGCACCCGCCGCGCGCTCGAGGGCTTCGGCTCCGACGAGCCCTTCGCGCTGCTCGTGTTCGCCTCGGTGACGCACTTCCCCTACGCCGCGCCGCATCCGCACGAAGGCCAGTTCCTCGCGCCCGGAGAGCAGGGGCCCTGGCGCTTCGGGGCCACGCCCCTGATGGAGGCGCCGCGCTCGCCTCCGAGCGACTCGGACAAGGCGGCGCTGGTGGCCAACTATGACGCGAGCGTGCTCGCCTTCGATGCGTTCGTGGGGCGGACGATGGAAGAGCTGGAGCGGCGGGGGCTCGCGGAGGACACGCTGGTGGTGGTGGTGTCGGACCACGGCGAGCACCTGGAGGAGAGCGACCGGGGAATGGGCCATGGGGAGCACCTGTGGGGCGGCGAGGCCCTGCGCGTGCCCTTCATCCTGCGCTGGCCCGGCAAGGTGGCGGCGGGCCGGGAGGTGGCCACGCGCGCGCGGGCCATCGACGTGGCGCCCACCCTGCTGGAGCTGCTGGGCGTGGAGGCCCCGGAGCGCTTCCAGGGGCGCTCGTTGGCTTCCCAGCTCACGCCGGGGCGGGCGCCTCCCGC includes these proteins:
- a CDS encoding acetate/propionate family kinase; translated protein: MNGPLLVINSGSSSLKFGVYAHREGHEAVLFKGVVRHIGGERGTLSLQDAHGQKVFEKSAPYPTQREAFERAMDRLESLGHTPPVAIGHRVVHGGPHLREHRALTEEVLHTLEATTHFAPLHVPPALELIHHARERYPSVPQFACFDTVFHRTLPEEAAVFPVPRQYRDQGVERYGFHGLSYESIVERLKPRVPERTVVAHLGSGASLAALRHGISVDTTMGFTPTSGIPMGTRTGDIDPGVLLWLLRQGHVDAGGLESLVNHDSGLKALSGGTSDMSEITRAAGFGDASAALALSVFVRSIAKTIGAYAAVLGGIDLLVFTGGIGENSPIVRQRVCAMLGHLGLALDDARNRDGQGVLSAPGSRGTIQVLPSEEEEQIARHTRRLMRG
- a CDS encoding phosphoketolase family protein; translation: MSGPLSDSELEKIDAYWRAANYLSVGQIYLKDNPLLTRPLVLDDIKPRLLGHFGTTPGLNFIYVHLNRIIRLNQANMMYVIGPGHGAPGIIANTFLEGSYTETYPNIERNADGVKRLFRQFSWPYGVPSHDSPEVPGSISEGGELGYSLLHAYGAAFDNPDLIVACVVGDGEAETGPLAASWHSNKFLNPISDGAVLPILHLNGYKIANPTLLARIDPDELQALFRGYGYHPYVLEGDDPRTMHQRMAEVLDTIYREIRDLQRKARENNDATRPRWPMLILRTPKGWTCPAVVDGKPVEGTWRAHQVPLDEVRTNPEHLKLLEQWLRGYKPHELFDEHGTFREELAEIAPKGRLRMGANAHANGGQLLVPLVLPHFRDYAVECGTPGAHVVSATSVLGKYLRDVMRRNLSQRNFRMFAPDENASNRLQAVYEASGKRWNARYEDVDESLSVEGRVMEVLSEHLCQGWLEGYLLTGRHGFFSCYEAFIHIVDSMFNQHAKWLKSAKDLAWRKPIASLNYLLSSHVWRQDHNGFSHQDPGFIDHVANKRADTVRIYLPPDANTLLSVTDHCLRTKNYVNVIIAGKQAAPVWLDMESAVRHCAAGIGIWEWAGNEAGGEPDVVMACAGDVPTLETLAAVTVLREWAPELKVRVINVVDLFTLEPVNSHPHGLNDEDFDRLFTVDKPVVFAFHGYPTIVHKLTYNRTNHGNIHVRGYKEEGTTTTPFDMTVLNDMDRYTLARDAIRLSPATAHRVKDAEQRLSEVLQRHKLHVTEHGEDLPEVRDWNWTAR
- a CDS encoding macro domain-containing protein, translating into MIQVVEGDLLDQRADAIVNAWNRNIIPWWLLLPQGVSGAIKRRGGLQPFRELGRVGPMPLGSAVVTSAGRLPYQGIIHVAGINMLWRASERSIRDSARNALARARERSWRSLAFPVIGAGSGGFNEERALSFLLSALEEEAAEFDLTVVRYRQH
- a CDS encoding cytochrome P450, with the translated sequence MTQRPNIYAPEIWNNPHPFYAALRREAPVSQVEPGGMWAVTRYEDVLYVLKNPQLFSSEGFRPSVQPAWLEQRNPVIDSLLMTDPPTHTRLRSLITRTFSAPGVARLEPFIRASAESIVADMLARRRVDFVESMALALPSRAMSALLGLDASLAPRFKSWADAVTGVGIIPAEATERRAELVAALDDMKHHLNGVLELRRREPGNDVVSDLLQARAQGGVLSDDELMGFLVLLLIAGLETTYDLLGLCGLTLADNPDIWARLKKDRTLVPRFIEEVLRFESPSQSTIRTTTQETELGGVKLPKGAVLLVQFVSANRDESVYRDAHRFDMDRTGVPSLAFGQGIHFCVGAPLARLEARLAMEVLLERCDRLVREPGPVTWNVAVTTRGPAVLPLELHPA